A single region of the Nitrospirota bacterium genome encodes:
- a CDS encoding type II toxin-antitoxin system RelE/ParE family toxin produces the protein MNNIILSRQAKSDLKKLDNSIIDRIIRKKESLKENPVALPLTGNLQGCYKLPVGQWRIIYTIDGDDVIILNIGHRKDIYRH, from the coding sequence TTGAACAACATCATATTGAGCAGACAAGCAAAATCTGATTTAAAAAAGCTTGATAACTCAATAATTGATAGAATAATCAGAAAAAAGGAATCCTTAAAAGAAAATCCGGTGGCTCTGCCTCTTACCGGTAACTTACAGGGCTGCTATAAATTGCCGGTTGGCCAATGGCGAATAATTTATACGATTGACGGCGATGATGTAATTATTCTAAATATTGGCCACAGAAAAGACATTTACAGACACTAA
- a CDS encoding type II toxin-antitoxin system HicB family antitoxin yields the protein MSYKVSVLIEKDDSGYYAYCPALDGCQTQGDSFKEVLSNIKEAIALYIETLSEDERIVIPFHAGKTLHNKIAKTVINAV from the coding sequence ATGTCATATAAAGTCAGTGTTTTGATAGAGAAAGATGATAGCGGCTATTACGCTTACTGTCCTGCATTAGATGGATGTCAGACTCAGGGCGATTCATTTAAAGAGGTGTTGTCAAATATAAAAGAAGCTATAGCGCTTTATATTGAAACATTGTCAGAAGATGAGCGCATTGTTATTCCATTCCATGCCGGTAAAACACTTCACAATAAAATAGCTAAAACCGTTATTAACGCTGTATAA